A genomic segment from Oncorhynchus clarkii lewisi isolate Uvic-CL-2024 chromosome 14, UVic_Ocla_1.0, whole genome shotgun sequence encodes:
- the LOC139366276 gene encoding protocadherin-10-like isoform X2 has product MIVLFLLMCIADGVVSQIRYSVPEEAGHGTFVGNIAEDLGLDMTKIASRRFQVVPSSRTPYLEVNMENGILFINEKIDREQICKQSASCLLHLEVFLENPLELFRVEIEVVDINDNPPSFPETDITVEISESAVPGTRFPLESAFDPDVGSNALRTYDITTNNYFYLDVQTQTDGNKFAELVLEKSLDREQQASHRYVLTAVDGGQPPRTGTALLVVKVLDSNDNVPVFDQPVYSVSLQENTPAGTLVIQLNATDLDEGQNGEIVYSFSNHISSRVKDLFAIDARTGRIEVRSEVDFEESSLYQIFVQAKDLGPNAVAAHCKVLVKIMDVNDNAPDITFSTVTESVSERAAPGTVIALLSVTDKDAEENGKIHVEILGDVPFKLKPSFRNYFTIVTDGPLNRENADSYSVTVVARDTGTPSLATSKSIKVQVSDENDNAPTFTQPIYDVYVTENNVPGAYIHAVTALDPDVGQNALISYSIMECDIQGMSVKTYVSINEETGYLYALRSFDYEQLKDFTFMVQAKDAGSPELFSNATVKVIIVDQNDNPPSVIAPLGKNGTAREPLPRSAEPGYLVTRIIAMDADDGENARLSYSIQRGNENGMFRMDWRTGELRTARRVSTKRDPNQMYDLLIEVRDHGQPPLSSTASVFVVLVDSVVEDHRERGTAKSKETSLDLTLILIIALGSVSFIFLLAMIVLAVRCQKDKKLNIYTCLTSDCCLGCATCCSRHARARKKKLSKSDIMLVQSANVTGAGTAQVPVEESGSFGSHHQNQNYCYQVCLTPESAKTDLMFLKPCSPSRSTDTEHNPCGAIVTGYTDQQPDIISNGSILSSETKHQRAELSYLVDRPRRVNSSAFQEADLVSSKDSGHGDSEQGDSDHDATNRGHSAGTDLFSNCTEECKALGHSDRCWMPSFVPSDGRQAADYRSNLHVPGMDSVPDTERGKGFASSFRVDIPETV; this is encoded by the exons ATGATTGTGCTATTCCTTTTGATGTGTATCGCGGATGGAGTGGTCTCGCAGATACGCTACTCTGTGCCGGAGGAGGCTGGACATGGCACGTTCGTAGGGAATATCGCCGAGGACCTGGGACTGGACATGACCAAAATCGCTTCACGCCGCTTCCAGGTTGTGCCCAGCTCGCGGACGCCGTACCTGGAAGTGAACATGGAGAACGGGATTCTGTTCATCAACGAGAAAATTGACCGGGAGCAGATCTGCAAGCAGAGTGCCAGCTGTCTTTTACACCTTGAAGTGTTTTTGGAGAACCCTCTCGAGCTGTTCCGCGTGGAGATAGAGGTCGTGGATATCAATGACAATCCGCCCAGCTTCCCCGAAACCGACATCACCGTAGAGATCTCGGAGAGCGCAGTCCCCGGTACCCGGTTTCCCCTAGAGAGCGCATTCGATCCGGACGTGGGTTCCAATGCGCTGCGCACATACGACATCACCACCAATAACTACTTCTACTTGGATGTGCAGACGCAGACCGACGGGAACAAATTCGCAGAACTGGTGCTAGAGAAGTCACTGGACAGGGAGCAGCAGGCGTCCCACAGGTATGTGCTGACTGCAGTGGACGGGGGCCAGCCGCCACGGACAGGCACTGCTCTGCTGGTGGTCAAAGTGCTGGATTCTAACGACAACGTGCCCGTGTTTGACCAGCCAGTGTACTCAGTGAGTCTTCAGGAGAACACACCGGCGGGGACCCTCGTTATCCAGCTGAACGCCACGGACTTAGACGAGGGGCAGAATGGGGAGATAGTGTATTCATTCAGTAACCACATCTCCAGCCGCGTCAAGGACCTGTTCGCCATAGACGCGCGCACTGGACGCATCGAGGTGCGCAGTGAGGTGGATTTTGAGGAGAGCAGTTTATATCAAATATTCGTTCAGGCGAAAGATCTCGGACCCAATGCCGTGGCCGCGCACTGTAAAGTTCTGGTGAAAATAATGGACGTAAATGATAATGCTCCTGATATCACATTCAGCACAGTGACCGAGTCGGTGAGTGAAAGGGCAGCCCCGGGCACCGTTATAGCCCTGCTGAGCGTGACTGACAAAGATGCTGAGGAAAACGGAAAGATTCACGTTGAAATCCTCGGTGACGTCCCGTTCAAACTCAAACCCTCCTTTAGGAACTATTTCACCATTGTAACGGATGGACCCCTAAATAGAGAGAATGCTGACTCGTATTCAGTGACTGTAGTTGCCAGGGATACAGGGACCCCTTCCCTTGCCACCAGTAAATCAATCAAAGTGCAAGTGTCGGATGAAAATGACAATGCGCCAACGTTTACGCAGCCCATATATGATGTGTATGTGACTGAAAACAATGTGCCAGGTGCTTATATCCACGCTGTGACCGCTCTGGACCCAGACGTTGGACAGAACGCTCTCATTAGTTACTCCATAATGGAGTGCGATATTCAGGGTATGTCTGTGAAAACATATGTGTCAATCAACGAAGAGACGGGCTACCTTTACGCACTCAGATCATTCGATTACGAGCAGTTAAAAGACTTCACTTTCATGGTTCAGGCGAAAGATGCAGGTAGCCCTGAGCTCTTCTCGAACGCCACGGTCAAAGTAATCATCGTGGACCAGAATGACAACCCTCCCTCCGTTATTGCTCCCCTTGGTAAAAATGGCACTGCTAGAGAGCCTCTGCCCCGCTCCGCCGAGCCTGGCTACCTGGTAACCCGTATCATCGCCATGGATGCAGACGACGGAGAGAACGCACGGCTCTCCTACAGCATCCAGCGGGGGAACGAGAACGGCATGTTCCGCAtggactggaggacaggagaattGCGCACTGCCCGGCGCGTCTCCACCAAGCGGGACCCAAACCAGATGTATGACCTGTTGATAGAGGTGAGGGACCACGGCCagccacccctctcctccaccgcCAGTGTGTTCGTGGTGCTGGTGGACAGTGTGGTGGAGGACCATCGGGAGAGGGGCACCGCTAAGTCCAAGGAGACATCGCTGGACCTCACCCTCATCCTCATCATCGCCCTGGGCTCAGTCTCCTTCATCTTCCTCCTGGCTATGATCGTGCTGGCCGTGCGCTGCCAGAAGGACAAAAAGCTCAACATCTACACGTGCCTCACAAGTGATTGCTGCCTCGGGTGCGCCACATGCTGCAGCAGGCATGCGCGAGCCCGCAAGAAAAAGCTCAGCAAGTCCGATATAATGCTGGTGCAGAGCGCCAACGTCACCGGGGCCGGTACAGCTCAGGTGCCAGTGGAAGAGTCCGGGAGTTTCGGCTCTCACCACCAAAACCAGAACTATTGCTACCAGGTATGTCTGACTCCGGAATCGGCCAAAACCGACCTCATGTTCCTAAAGCCGTGTAGCCCATCTAGGAGCACAGACACGGAACACAACCCGTGTGGGGCCATAGTGACAGGGTACACTGACCAGCAGCCTGACATCATATCAAACGGCAGCATTTTATCAAGCGAG ACCAAACACCAGCGAGCCGAGCTCAGTTACCTGGTGGACAGACCTCGGCGTGTGAACAG TTCGGCTTTCCAAGAAGCGGATCTCGTAAGCTCTAAAGACAGTGGTCATGGTGACAGCGAGCAAGGCGACAGTGACCATGACGCCACCAATCGAGGTCACTCTGCCG GCACTGATCTCTTCTCTAACTGCACGGAGGAGTGCAAGGCACTGGGACACTCCGACCGCTGTTGGATGCCCTCCTTTGTGCCCTCCGATGGGCGCCAGGCAGCAGACTACCGCAGCAACCTGCATGTGCCAGGCATGGACTCCGTGCCCGACACTGAG CGAGGAAAGGGGTTTGCTAGCTCCTTTCGCGTGGACATACCAGAGACCGTATGA
- the LOC139366276 gene encoding protocadherin-10-like isoform X3 has protein sequence MIVLFLLMCIADGVVSQIRYSVPEEAGHGTFVGNIAEDLGLDMTKIASRRFQVVPSSRTPYLEVNMENGILFINEKIDREQICKQSASCLLHLEVFLENPLELFRVEIEVVDINDNPPSFPETDITVEISESAVPGTRFPLESAFDPDVGSNALRTYDITTNNYFYLDVQTQTDGNKFAELVLEKSLDREQQASHRYVLTAVDGGQPPRTGTALLVVKVLDSNDNVPVFDQPVYSVSLQENTPAGTLVIQLNATDLDEGQNGEIVYSFSNHISSRVKDLFAIDARTGRIEVRSEVDFEESSLYQIFVQAKDLGPNAVAAHCKVLVKIMDVNDNAPDITFSTVTESVSERAAPGTVIALLSVTDKDAEENGKIHVEILGDVPFKLKPSFRNYFTIVTDGPLNRENADSYSVTVVARDTGTPSLATSKSIKVQVSDENDNAPTFTQPIYDVYVTENNVPGAYIHAVTALDPDVGQNALISYSIMECDIQGMSVKTYVSINEETGYLYALRSFDYEQLKDFTFMVQAKDAGSPELFSNATVKVIIVDQNDNPPSVIAPLGKNGTAREPLPRSAEPGYLVTRIIAMDADDGENARLSYSIQRGNENGMFRMDWRTGELRTARRVSTKRDPNQMYDLLIEVRDHGQPPLSSTASVFVVLVDSVVEDHRERGTAKSKETSLDLTLILIIALGSVSFIFLLAMIVLAVRCQKDKKLNIYTCLTSDCCLGCATCCSRHARARKKKLSKSDIMLVQSANVTGAGTAQVPVEESGSFGSHHQNQNYCYQTKHQRAELSYLVDRPRRVNSSAFQEADLVSSKDSGHGDSEQGDSDHDATNRGHSAGTDLFSNCTEECKALGHSDRCWMPSFVPSDGRQAADYRSNLHVPGMDSVPDTEVFESQEQTGDKSFSTFGKETPLSHHHQNHLHLSHHHATHANQAKLERKAFEALLSSTRAPYKPAYLTRKGVC, from the exons ATGATTGTGCTATTCCTTTTGATGTGTATCGCGGATGGAGTGGTCTCGCAGATACGCTACTCTGTGCCGGAGGAGGCTGGACATGGCACGTTCGTAGGGAATATCGCCGAGGACCTGGGACTGGACATGACCAAAATCGCTTCACGCCGCTTCCAGGTTGTGCCCAGCTCGCGGACGCCGTACCTGGAAGTGAACATGGAGAACGGGATTCTGTTCATCAACGAGAAAATTGACCGGGAGCAGATCTGCAAGCAGAGTGCCAGCTGTCTTTTACACCTTGAAGTGTTTTTGGAGAACCCTCTCGAGCTGTTCCGCGTGGAGATAGAGGTCGTGGATATCAATGACAATCCGCCCAGCTTCCCCGAAACCGACATCACCGTAGAGATCTCGGAGAGCGCAGTCCCCGGTACCCGGTTTCCCCTAGAGAGCGCATTCGATCCGGACGTGGGTTCCAATGCGCTGCGCACATACGACATCACCACCAATAACTACTTCTACTTGGATGTGCAGACGCAGACCGACGGGAACAAATTCGCAGAACTGGTGCTAGAGAAGTCACTGGACAGGGAGCAGCAGGCGTCCCACAGGTATGTGCTGACTGCAGTGGACGGGGGCCAGCCGCCACGGACAGGCACTGCTCTGCTGGTGGTCAAAGTGCTGGATTCTAACGACAACGTGCCCGTGTTTGACCAGCCAGTGTACTCAGTGAGTCTTCAGGAGAACACACCGGCGGGGACCCTCGTTATCCAGCTGAACGCCACGGACTTAGACGAGGGGCAGAATGGGGAGATAGTGTATTCATTCAGTAACCACATCTCCAGCCGCGTCAAGGACCTGTTCGCCATAGACGCGCGCACTGGACGCATCGAGGTGCGCAGTGAGGTGGATTTTGAGGAGAGCAGTTTATATCAAATATTCGTTCAGGCGAAAGATCTCGGACCCAATGCCGTGGCCGCGCACTGTAAAGTTCTGGTGAAAATAATGGACGTAAATGATAATGCTCCTGATATCACATTCAGCACAGTGACCGAGTCGGTGAGTGAAAGGGCAGCCCCGGGCACCGTTATAGCCCTGCTGAGCGTGACTGACAAAGATGCTGAGGAAAACGGAAAGATTCACGTTGAAATCCTCGGTGACGTCCCGTTCAAACTCAAACCCTCCTTTAGGAACTATTTCACCATTGTAACGGATGGACCCCTAAATAGAGAGAATGCTGACTCGTATTCAGTGACTGTAGTTGCCAGGGATACAGGGACCCCTTCCCTTGCCACCAGTAAATCAATCAAAGTGCAAGTGTCGGATGAAAATGACAATGCGCCAACGTTTACGCAGCCCATATATGATGTGTATGTGACTGAAAACAATGTGCCAGGTGCTTATATCCACGCTGTGACCGCTCTGGACCCAGACGTTGGACAGAACGCTCTCATTAGTTACTCCATAATGGAGTGCGATATTCAGGGTATGTCTGTGAAAACATATGTGTCAATCAACGAAGAGACGGGCTACCTTTACGCACTCAGATCATTCGATTACGAGCAGTTAAAAGACTTCACTTTCATGGTTCAGGCGAAAGATGCAGGTAGCCCTGAGCTCTTCTCGAACGCCACGGTCAAAGTAATCATCGTGGACCAGAATGACAACCCTCCCTCCGTTATTGCTCCCCTTGGTAAAAATGGCACTGCTAGAGAGCCTCTGCCCCGCTCCGCCGAGCCTGGCTACCTGGTAACCCGTATCATCGCCATGGATGCAGACGACGGAGAGAACGCACGGCTCTCCTACAGCATCCAGCGGGGGAACGAGAACGGCATGTTCCGCAtggactggaggacaggagaattGCGCACTGCCCGGCGCGTCTCCACCAAGCGGGACCCAAACCAGATGTATGACCTGTTGATAGAGGTGAGGGACCACGGCCagccacccctctcctccaccgcCAGTGTGTTCGTGGTGCTGGTGGACAGTGTGGTGGAGGACCATCGGGAGAGGGGCACCGCTAAGTCCAAGGAGACATCGCTGGACCTCACCCTCATCCTCATCATCGCCCTGGGCTCAGTCTCCTTCATCTTCCTCCTGGCTATGATCGTGCTGGCCGTGCGCTGCCAGAAGGACAAAAAGCTCAACATCTACACGTGCCTCACAAGTGATTGCTGCCTCGGGTGCGCCACATGCTGCAGCAGGCATGCGCGAGCCCGCAAGAAAAAGCTCAGCAAGTCCGATATAATGCTGGTGCAGAGCGCCAACGTCACCGGGGCCGGTACAGCTCAGGTGCCAGTGGAAGAGTCCGGGAGTTTCGGCTCTCACCACCAAAACCAGAACTATTGCTACCAG ACCAAACACCAGCGAGCCGAGCTCAGTTACCTGGTGGACAGACCTCGGCGTGTGAACAG TTCGGCTTTCCAAGAAGCGGATCTCGTAAGCTCTAAAGACAGTGGTCATGGTGACAGCGAGCAAGGCGACAGTGACCATGACGCCACCAATCGAGGTCACTCTGCCG GCACTGATCTCTTCTCTAACTGCACGGAGGAGTGCAAGGCACTGGGACACTCCGACCGCTGTTGGATGCCCTCCTTTGTGCCCTCCGATGGGCGCCAGGCAGCAGACTACCGCAGCAACCTGCATGTGCCAGGCATGGACTCCGTGCCCGACACTGAGGTATTTGAAAGCCAAGAGCAAACGGGCGATAAGTCATTCTCCACCTTTGGCAAAGAGACCCCCCTCAGCCACCACCACCAAAACCACCTCCACCTCAGCCACCACCATGCCACCCACGCCAACCAAGCCAAGTTAGAGAGGAAAGCGTTTGAGGCACTTCTGTCTAGCACGCGAGCGCCTTACAAACCTGCCTATTTGA CGAGGAAAGGGGTTTGCTAG
- the LOC139366276 gene encoding protocadherin-10-like isoform X4 — protein MIVLFLLMCIADGVVSQIRYSVPEEAGHGTFVGNIAEDLGLDMTKIASRRFQVVPSSRTPYLEVNMENGILFINEKIDREQICKQSASCLLHLEVFLENPLELFRVEIEVVDINDNPPSFPETDITVEISESAVPGTRFPLESAFDPDVGSNALRTYDITTNNYFYLDVQTQTDGNKFAELVLEKSLDREQQASHRYVLTAVDGGQPPRTGTALLVVKVLDSNDNVPVFDQPVYSVSLQENTPAGTLVIQLNATDLDEGQNGEIVYSFSNHISSRVKDLFAIDARTGRIEVRSEVDFEESSLYQIFVQAKDLGPNAVAAHCKVLVKIMDVNDNAPDITFSTVTESVSERAAPGTVIALLSVTDKDAEENGKIHVEILGDVPFKLKPSFRNYFTIVTDGPLNRENADSYSVTVVARDTGTPSLATSKSIKVQVSDENDNAPTFTQPIYDVYVTENNVPGAYIHAVTALDPDVGQNALISYSIMECDIQGMSVKTYVSINEETGYLYALRSFDYEQLKDFTFMVQAKDAGSPELFSNATVKVIIVDQNDNPPSVIAPLGKNGTAREPLPRSAEPGYLVTRIIAMDADDGENARLSYSIQRGNENGMFRMDWRTGELRTARRVSTKRDPNQMYDLLIEVRDHGQPPLSSTASVFVVLVDSVVEDHRERGTAKSKETSLDLTLILIIALGSVSFIFLLAMIVLAVRCQKDKKLNIYTCLTSDCCLGCATCCSRHARARKKKLSKSDIMLVQSANVTGAGTAQVPVEESGSFGSHHQNQNYCYQTKHQRAELSYLVDRPRRVNSSAFQEADLVSSKDSGHGDSEQGDSDHDATNRGHSAGTDLFSNCTEECKALGHSDRCWMPSFVPSDGRQAADYRSNLHVPGMDSVPDTERGKGFASSFRVDIPETV, from the exons ATGATTGTGCTATTCCTTTTGATGTGTATCGCGGATGGAGTGGTCTCGCAGATACGCTACTCTGTGCCGGAGGAGGCTGGACATGGCACGTTCGTAGGGAATATCGCCGAGGACCTGGGACTGGACATGACCAAAATCGCTTCACGCCGCTTCCAGGTTGTGCCCAGCTCGCGGACGCCGTACCTGGAAGTGAACATGGAGAACGGGATTCTGTTCATCAACGAGAAAATTGACCGGGAGCAGATCTGCAAGCAGAGTGCCAGCTGTCTTTTACACCTTGAAGTGTTTTTGGAGAACCCTCTCGAGCTGTTCCGCGTGGAGATAGAGGTCGTGGATATCAATGACAATCCGCCCAGCTTCCCCGAAACCGACATCACCGTAGAGATCTCGGAGAGCGCAGTCCCCGGTACCCGGTTTCCCCTAGAGAGCGCATTCGATCCGGACGTGGGTTCCAATGCGCTGCGCACATACGACATCACCACCAATAACTACTTCTACTTGGATGTGCAGACGCAGACCGACGGGAACAAATTCGCAGAACTGGTGCTAGAGAAGTCACTGGACAGGGAGCAGCAGGCGTCCCACAGGTATGTGCTGACTGCAGTGGACGGGGGCCAGCCGCCACGGACAGGCACTGCTCTGCTGGTGGTCAAAGTGCTGGATTCTAACGACAACGTGCCCGTGTTTGACCAGCCAGTGTACTCAGTGAGTCTTCAGGAGAACACACCGGCGGGGACCCTCGTTATCCAGCTGAACGCCACGGACTTAGACGAGGGGCAGAATGGGGAGATAGTGTATTCATTCAGTAACCACATCTCCAGCCGCGTCAAGGACCTGTTCGCCATAGACGCGCGCACTGGACGCATCGAGGTGCGCAGTGAGGTGGATTTTGAGGAGAGCAGTTTATATCAAATATTCGTTCAGGCGAAAGATCTCGGACCCAATGCCGTGGCCGCGCACTGTAAAGTTCTGGTGAAAATAATGGACGTAAATGATAATGCTCCTGATATCACATTCAGCACAGTGACCGAGTCGGTGAGTGAAAGGGCAGCCCCGGGCACCGTTATAGCCCTGCTGAGCGTGACTGACAAAGATGCTGAGGAAAACGGAAAGATTCACGTTGAAATCCTCGGTGACGTCCCGTTCAAACTCAAACCCTCCTTTAGGAACTATTTCACCATTGTAACGGATGGACCCCTAAATAGAGAGAATGCTGACTCGTATTCAGTGACTGTAGTTGCCAGGGATACAGGGACCCCTTCCCTTGCCACCAGTAAATCAATCAAAGTGCAAGTGTCGGATGAAAATGACAATGCGCCAACGTTTACGCAGCCCATATATGATGTGTATGTGACTGAAAACAATGTGCCAGGTGCTTATATCCACGCTGTGACCGCTCTGGACCCAGACGTTGGACAGAACGCTCTCATTAGTTACTCCATAATGGAGTGCGATATTCAGGGTATGTCTGTGAAAACATATGTGTCAATCAACGAAGAGACGGGCTACCTTTACGCACTCAGATCATTCGATTACGAGCAGTTAAAAGACTTCACTTTCATGGTTCAGGCGAAAGATGCAGGTAGCCCTGAGCTCTTCTCGAACGCCACGGTCAAAGTAATCATCGTGGACCAGAATGACAACCCTCCCTCCGTTATTGCTCCCCTTGGTAAAAATGGCACTGCTAGAGAGCCTCTGCCCCGCTCCGCCGAGCCTGGCTACCTGGTAACCCGTATCATCGCCATGGATGCAGACGACGGAGAGAACGCACGGCTCTCCTACAGCATCCAGCGGGGGAACGAGAACGGCATGTTCCGCAtggactggaggacaggagaattGCGCACTGCCCGGCGCGTCTCCACCAAGCGGGACCCAAACCAGATGTATGACCTGTTGATAGAGGTGAGGGACCACGGCCagccacccctctcctccaccgcCAGTGTGTTCGTGGTGCTGGTGGACAGTGTGGTGGAGGACCATCGGGAGAGGGGCACCGCTAAGTCCAAGGAGACATCGCTGGACCTCACCCTCATCCTCATCATCGCCCTGGGCTCAGTCTCCTTCATCTTCCTCCTGGCTATGATCGTGCTGGCCGTGCGCTGCCAGAAGGACAAAAAGCTCAACATCTACACGTGCCTCACAAGTGATTGCTGCCTCGGGTGCGCCACATGCTGCAGCAGGCATGCGCGAGCCCGCAAGAAAAAGCTCAGCAAGTCCGATATAATGCTGGTGCAGAGCGCCAACGTCACCGGGGCCGGTACAGCTCAGGTGCCAGTGGAAGAGTCCGGGAGTTTCGGCTCTCACCACCAAAACCAGAACTATTGCTACCAG ACCAAACACCAGCGAGCCGAGCTCAGTTACCTGGTGGACAGACCTCGGCGTGTGAACAG TTCGGCTTTCCAAGAAGCGGATCTCGTAAGCTCTAAAGACAGTGGTCATGGTGACAGCGAGCAAGGCGACAGTGACCATGACGCCACCAATCGAGGTCACTCTGCCG GCACTGATCTCTTCTCTAACTGCACGGAGGAGTGCAAGGCACTGGGACACTCCGACCGCTGTTGGATGCCCTCCTTTGTGCCCTCCGATGGGCGCCAGGCAGCAGACTACCGCAGCAACCTGCATGTGCCAGGCATGGACTCCGTGCCCGACACTGAG CGAGGAAAGGGGTTTGCTAGCTCCTTTCGCGTGGACATACCAGAGACCGTATGA